A portion of the Phacochoerus africanus isolate WHEZ1 chromosome 5, ROS_Pafr_v1, whole genome shotgun sequence genome contains these proteins:
- the SLC12A9 gene encoding solute carrier family 12 member 9 isoform X2, which produces MGSLCAGGGGRLRAWHPGSCSCLFRHPRPLRRSRPHWLSGITPERLRPLVVMISRTLGPEVGGSIGLMFYLANVCGCAVSLLGLVEAILDVFGADAAGSSGLRVLPQGYGWSLLYGSLLLGLVGGVCTLGAGLYARASFLTFLLVSGSLASVLVSFVAVGPRDIPLTPRPGPNGSSLPPQFGHFTGFNSSTLKANLGAGYAKDYTTGAVMTFASVFAVLFNGCTGIMAGANMSGELKDPSRAIPLGTITAVAYTFFIYILLFFLSSFTCDRTLLQEDYGFFRAISLWPPLVLIGIYATSLSASMSSLIGASRILHALAQDDLFGVILSPAKVVSRGGNPWGAVLYSWGLVQLVLLAGKLNTLAAVVTVFYLVAYAAVDLSCLSLEWASAPNFRPTFSLFSWHTCLLGVASCLLMMFLISPGAAGGSLLLMGLLSALLTARVGPSSWGYVSQALLFHQVRKYLLRLDVRKDHVKFWRPQLLLLVGNPRGALPLLRLANQLKKGGLYVLGHVTLGDLDSLPSDPVQPLYGAWLSLVDRAQVKAFVDLTLSPSVRQGAQHLLRISGLGGMKPNTLVLGFYDDAAPQDHFLTDPAFSEPADATQEGGSPALSTLFPPPRAPGSPRALSPQDYVATVADALKMNKNVVLARACGALPPERLSRGSGGTSQPHHVDVWPLNLLRPRGGPGYVDVCGLFLLQMATILGMVPAWHTARLRIFLCLGPREAPGAAEGRLRALLSQLRIRAEVQEVVWGEGAGSEEPEEEEEGDFVNGRRGDAEAEALARSANALVRAQQGRGRGGGPGGPEGGDGEEGPTTALTFLYMPRPPADPSRYPRYLALLEILSRDLGPTLLIHGITPVTCTDL; this is translated from the exons ATGGGGAGCctgtgtgctgggggagggggcaggctccGGGCCTGGCATCCCGGTAGCTGCAGCTGTCTTTTCCGGCACCCGCGCCCCCTCCGGCGTAGCCGACCCCACTGGCTCTCGGGGATCACCCCCGAGCGGCTGCGTCCTCTGGTGG TCATGATCAGCCGGACCCTGGGGCCTGAAGTCGGGGGCAGCATCGGCCTCATGTTCTACCTGGCTAACGTCTGTGGCTGTGCCGTCTCCCTGCTGGGGCTGGTGGAGGCCATACTTGATGTCTTCGGGGCTG ATGCTGCAGGGTCCAGTGGGCTCCGGGTCCTGCCCCAGGGCTACGGCTGGAGCCTGCTCTATGGCTCCCTGCTGCTGGGCCTGGTGGGCGGGGTCTGTACACTGGGGGCTGGCCTCTACGCCCGAGCCTCCTTCCTCACGTTCCTGCTGGTCTCTGGTTCCCTGGCCTCGGTGCTGGTCAGCTTTGTGGCTGTGGGGCCCAGGGACATCCCCTTGACCCCTCGGCCTGGCCCCAACGGctcctccctgccaccccagTTCGGCCACTTCACTGGCTTCAACAGTAGCACCCTGAAGGCCAATTTGGGCG ctggCTACGCCAAGGACTACACCACAGGGGCTGTGATGACCTTTGCCAGCGTCTTTGccgtcctttttaatggctgcacggGCATCATGGCCGGGGCCAACATGTCAG ggGAGCTGAAGGACCCCAGCCGGGCAATCCCCCTGGGTACCATCACTGCTGTTGCCTATACTTTCTTCATCTACatcctgcttttcttcctctccagctTTACCTGTGACAG GACCCTGCTGCAGGAGGACTACGGGTTCTTCCGTGCCATCAGCCTGTGGCCCCCGCTGGTGCTGATCGGCATCTACGCCACATCGCTCTCAGCCTCCATGAGCTCCCTCATTGGTGCCTCCCGCATCCTCCACGCCCTGGCCCAGGACGACCTCTTTG GAGTGATCCTTTCACCGGCCAAGGTCGTATCCCGAGGGGGGAACCCCTGGGGGGCTGTGCTCTATTCTTGGGGCTTGGTGCAG CTGGTGCTCCTGGCCGGGAAGCTGAACACACTGGCCGCCGTGGTCACTGTCTTCTACTTGGTGGCCTATGCTGCCGTGGACCTGTCCTGCCTGAGCCTGGAGTGGGCCTCGGCCCCCAACTTCCG ccccaccttcagCCTCTTCTCCTGGCACACCTGCTTGCTGGGCGTGGCCTCCTGCCTGCTCATGATGTTTCTCATCAGCCCCGGGGCTGCCGGCGGCTCCCTGCTTCTCATGGGCCTGCTTTCTGCCCTGCTCACAGCGCGAGTAGGCCCCAGTAGCTGGGGCTACGTCAGCCAGGCCCTGCTTTTCCACCAG GTACGTAAATACCTGCTCCGGCTGGATGTCCGCAAAGACCACGTGAAGTTTTGGCGGCCCCAGCTGCTGCTTCTGGTGGGGAATCCGCGGGGCGCGCTGCCTCTGCTGCGGTTGGCGAACCAGCTCAAGAAAGGGGGCCTCTATGTGCTGGGCCACGTCACCCTGGGAGACCTCG ACTCCCTGCCCTCGGACCCGGTGCAGCCACTGTATGGGGCATGGCTGAGCCTGGTGGACCGGGCCCAAGTGAAGGCGTTCGTGGACCTCACCCTCTCGCCTTCCGTGCGCCAGGGGGCTCAGCATCTGCTGAGGATCTCAGGTCTTG GTGGCATGAAGCCCAACACACTGGTCCTGGGTTTCTACGACGATGCTGCGCCCCAGGACCACTTCCTGACAGATCCAGCTTTCTCTGAGCCTGCTGATGCCACCCAGGAGGGTGGGTCCCCAGCCCTGAGCACCCTGTTCCCTCCACCCCGGGCTCCTGGGAGCCCCCGGGCTCTCAGTCCCCAGGACTACGTGGCCACTGTGGCAGACGCCCTGAAGATGAATAAGAATGTGGTTCTTGCCCGGGCTTGTGGGGCCCTGCCCCCTGAGCGACTGAGCCGGGGTTCCGGGGGCACCTCTCAGCCACATCATGTGGACGTGTGGCCCCTCAACCTGCTGCGGCCCCGGGGTGGACCTGGCTACGTGGACGTCTGCGGCCTCTTCCTGCTGCAGATGGCCACCATCTTGGGCATGGTGCCTGCTTGGCACACTGCCCGCCTCCGGATCTTCTTGTGCCTGGGGCCTCGGGAGGCCCCAGGGGCAGCCGAGGGGCGGCTCCGGGCACTGCTGAGCCAGCTGAGGATCCGGGCAGAGGTGCAGGAGGTTGTGTGGGGTGAGGGGGCTGGGTCGGAGgagcctgaggaggaggaggaaggggacttTGTGAATGGCAGGCGGGGAGACGCAGAGGCAGAGGCCCTGGCACGCAGCGCCAACGCCCTGGTTCGGGCCCAGCAGGGGCGCGGCAGAGGAGGAGGGCCTGGTGGGCCTGAGGGTGGGGATGGTGAAGAAGGACCCACCACCGCCCTCACGTTCTTGTACATGCCTCGGCCGCCTGCTGATCCCTCTCGCTACCCTCGCTACCTGGCGCTGCTGGAAATTCTGAGCCGTGACCTGGGCCCCACGCTGCTCATTCATGGCATCACCCCTGTCACTTGCACTGATCTCTGA
- the SLC12A9 gene encoding solute carrier family 12 member 9 isoform X1: MASENSPLLAYRLLGEEGVAFPANGAGGPGGASARKLSTFLGVVVPTVLSMFSIVVFLRIGFVVGHAGLLQALAMLLVAYFILALTVLSVCAIATNGAVRGGGAYFMISRTLGPEVGGSIGLMFYLANVCGCAVSLLGLVEAILDVFGADAAGSSGLRVLPQGYGWSLLYGSLLLGLVGGVCTLGAGLYARASFLTFLLVSGSLASVLVSFVAVGPRDIPLTPRPGPNGSSLPPQFGHFTGFNSSTLKANLGAGYAKDYTTGAVMTFASVFAVLFNGCTGIMAGANMSGELKDPSRAIPLGTITAVAYTFFIYILLFFLSSFTCDRTLLQEDYGFFRAISLWPPLVLIGIYATSLSASMSSLIGASRILHALAQDDLFGVILSPAKVVSRGGNPWGAVLYSWGLVQLVLLAGKLNTLAAVVTVFYLVAYAAVDLSCLSLEWASAPNFRPTFSLFSWHTCLLGVASCLLMMFLISPGAAGGSLLLMGLLSALLTARVGPSSWGYVSQALLFHQVRKYLLRLDVRKDHVKFWRPQLLLLVGNPRGALPLLRLANQLKKGGLYVLGHVTLGDLDSLPSDPVQPLYGAWLSLVDRAQVKAFVDLTLSPSVRQGAQHLLRISGLGGMKPNTLVLGFYDDAAPQDHFLTDPAFSEPADATQEGGSPALSTLFPPPRAPGSPRALSPQDYVATVADALKMNKNVVLARACGALPPERLSRGSGGTSQPHHVDVWPLNLLRPRGGPGYVDVCGLFLLQMATILGMVPAWHTARLRIFLCLGPREAPGAAEGRLRALLSQLRIRAEVQEVVWGEGAGSEEPEEEEEGDFVNGRRGDAEAEALARSANALVRAQQGRGRGGGPGGPEGGDGEEGPTTALTFLYMPRPPADPSRYPRYLALLEILSRDLGPTLLIHGITPVTCTDL, encoded by the exons ATGGCCAGTGAGAACTCTCCTCTGCTGGCCTACCGgctcctgggggaggagggggttgcCTTCCCTGCCAATGGGGCCGGGGGTCCTGGAGGGGCATCTGCCCGGAAGCTCTCCACCTTCTTGGGTGTGGTGGTGCCCACCGTCCTGTCCATGTTCAGCATAGTTGTCTTCTTGAGGATTG GGTTCGTGGTGGGCCATGCTGGGCTGTTGCAGGCTTTGGCCATGCTCCTGGTTGCCTACTTCATCCTGGCCCTCACTGTCCTCTCCGTCTGTGCCATCGCCACCAATGGAGCTGTGCGAGGGGGCGGAGCCTACT TCATGATCAGCCGGACCCTGGGGCCTGAAGTCGGGGGCAGCATCGGCCTCATGTTCTACCTGGCTAACGTCTGTGGCTGTGCCGTCTCCCTGCTGGGGCTGGTGGAGGCCATACTTGATGTCTTCGGGGCTG ATGCTGCAGGGTCCAGTGGGCTCCGGGTCCTGCCCCAGGGCTACGGCTGGAGCCTGCTCTATGGCTCCCTGCTGCTGGGCCTGGTGGGCGGGGTCTGTACACTGGGGGCTGGCCTCTACGCCCGAGCCTCCTTCCTCACGTTCCTGCTGGTCTCTGGTTCCCTGGCCTCGGTGCTGGTCAGCTTTGTGGCTGTGGGGCCCAGGGACATCCCCTTGACCCCTCGGCCTGGCCCCAACGGctcctccctgccaccccagTTCGGCCACTTCACTGGCTTCAACAGTAGCACCCTGAAGGCCAATTTGGGCG ctggCTACGCCAAGGACTACACCACAGGGGCTGTGATGACCTTTGCCAGCGTCTTTGccgtcctttttaatggctgcacggGCATCATGGCCGGGGCCAACATGTCAG ggGAGCTGAAGGACCCCAGCCGGGCAATCCCCCTGGGTACCATCACTGCTGTTGCCTATACTTTCTTCATCTACatcctgcttttcttcctctccagctTTACCTGTGACAG GACCCTGCTGCAGGAGGACTACGGGTTCTTCCGTGCCATCAGCCTGTGGCCCCCGCTGGTGCTGATCGGCATCTACGCCACATCGCTCTCAGCCTCCATGAGCTCCCTCATTGGTGCCTCCCGCATCCTCCACGCCCTGGCCCAGGACGACCTCTTTG GAGTGATCCTTTCACCGGCCAAGGTCGTATCCCGAGGGGGGAACCCCTGGGGGGCTGTGCTCTATTCTTGGGGCTTGGTGCAG CTGGTGCTCCTGGCCGGGAAGCTGAACACACTGGCCGCCGTGGTCACTGTCTTCTACTTGGTGGCCTATGCTGCCGTGGACCTGTCCTGCCTGAGCCTGGAGTGGGCCTCGGCCCCCAACTTCCG ccccaccttcagCCTCTTCTCCTGGCACACCTGCTTGCTGGGCGTGGCCTCCTGCCTGCTCATGATGTTTCTCATCAGCCCCGGGGCTGCCGGCGGCTCCCTGCTTCTCATGGGCCTGCTTTCTGCCCTGCTCACAGCGCGAGTAGGCCCCAGTAGCTGGGGCTACGTCAGCCAGGCCCTGCTTTTCCACCAG GTACGTAAATACCTGCTCCGGCTGGATGTCCGCAAAGACCACGTGAAGTTTTGGCGGCCCCAGCTGCTGCTTCTGGTGGGGAATCCGCGGGGCGCGCTGCCTCTGCTGCGGTTGGCGAACCAGCTCAAGAAAGGGGGCCTCTATGTGCTGGGCCACGTCACCCTGGGAGACCTCG ACTCCCTGCCCTCGGACCCGGTGCAGCCACTGTATGGGGCATGGCTGAGCCTGGTGGACCGGGCCCAAGTGAAGGCGTTCGTGGACCTCACCCTCTCGCCTTCCGTGCGCCAGGGGGCTCAGCATCTGCTGAGGATCTCAGGTCTTG GTGGCATGAAGCCCAACACACTGGTCCTGGGTTTCTACGACGATGCTGCGCCCCAGGACCACTTCCTGACAGATCCAGCTTTCTCTGAGCCTGCTGATGCCACCCAGGAGGGTGGGTCCCCAGCCCTGAGCACCCTGTTCCCTCCACCCCGGGCTCCTGGGAGCCCCCGGGCTCTCAGTCCCCAGGACTACGTGGCCACTGTGGCAGACGCCCTGAAGATGAATAAGAATGTGGTTCTTGCCCGGGCTTGTGGGGCCCTGCCCCCTGAGCGACTGAGCCGGGGTTCCGGGGGCACCTCTCAGCCACATCATGTGGACGTGTGGCCCCTCAACCTGCTGCGGCCCCGGGGTGGACCTGGCTACGTGGACGTCTGCGGCCTCTTCCTGCTGCAGATGGCCACCATCTTGGGCATGGTGCCTGCTTGGCACACTGCCCGCCTCCGGATCTTCTTGTGCCTGGGGCCTCGGGAGGCCCCAGGGGCAGCCGAGGGGCGGCTCCGGGCACTGCTGAGCCAGCTGAGGATCCGGGCAGAGGTGCAGGAGGTTGTGTGGGGTGAGGGGGCTGGGTCGGAGgagcctgaggaggaggaggaaggggacttTGTGAATGGCAGGCGGGGAGACGCAGAGGCAGAGGCCCTGGCACGCAGCGCCAACGCCCTGGTTCGGGCCCAGCAGGGGCGCGGCAGAGGAGGAGGGCCTGGTGGGCCTGAGGGTGGGGATGGTGAAGAAGGACCCACCACCGCCCTCACGTTCTTGTACATGCCTCGGCCGCCTGCTGATCCCTCTCGCTACCCTCGCTACCTGGCGCTGCTGGAAATTCTGAGCCGTGACCTGGGCCCCACGCTGCTCATTCATGGCATCACCCCTGTCACTTGCACTGATCTCTGA
- the SLC12A9 gene encoding solute carrier family 12 member 9 isoform X3: protein MISRTLGPEVGGSIGLMFYLANVCGCAVSLLGLVEAILDVFGADAAGSSGLRVLPQGYGWSLLYGSLLLGLVGGVCTLGAGLYARASFLTFLLVSGSLASVLVSFVAVGPRDIPLTPRPGPNGSSLPPQFGHFTGFNSSTLKANLGAGYAKDYTTGAVMTFASVFAVLFNGCTGIMAGANMSGELKDPSRAIPLGTITAVAYTFFIYILLFFLSSFTCDRTLLQEDYGFFRAISLWPPLVLIGIYATSLSASMSSLIGASRILHALAQDDLFGVILSPAKVVSRGGNPWGAVLYSWGLVQLVLLAGKLNTLAAVVTVFYLVAYAAVDLSCLSLEWASAPNFRPTFSLFSWHTCLLGVASCLLMMFLISPGAAGGSLLLMGLLSALLTARVGPSSWGYVSQALLFHQVRKYLLRLDVRKDHVKFWRPQLLLLVGNPRGALPLLRLANQLKKGGLYVLGHVTLGDLDSLPSDPVQPLYGAWLSLVDRAQVKAFVDLTLSPSVRQGAQHLLRISGLGGMKPNTLVLGFYDDAAPQDHFLTDPAFSEPADATQEGGSPALSTLFPPPRAPGSPRALSPQDYVATVADALKMNKNVVLARACGALPPERLSRGSGGTSQPHHVDVWPLNLLRPRGGPGYVDVCGLFLLQMATILGMVPAWHTARLRIFLCLGPREAPGAAEGRLRALLSQLRIRAEVQEVVWGEGAGSEEPEEEEEGDFVNGRRGDAEAEALARSANALVRAQQGRGRGGGPGGPEGGDGEEGPTTALTFLYMPRPPADPSRYPRYLALLEILSRDLGPTLLIHGITPVTCTDL, encoded by the exons ATGATCAGCCGGACCCTGGGGCCTGAAGTCGGGGGCAGCATCGGCCTCATGTTCTACCTGGCTAACGTCTGTGGCTGTGCCGTCTCCCTGCTGGGGCTGGTGGAGGCCATACTTGATGTCTTCGGGGCTG ATGCTGCAGGGTCCAGTGGGCTCCGGGTCCTGCCCCAGGGCTACGGCTGGAGCCTGCTCTATGGCTCCCTGCTGCTGGGCCTGGTGGGCGGGGTCTGTACACTGGGGGCTGGCCTCTACGCCCGAGCCTCCTTCCTCACGTTCCTGCTGGTCTCTGGTTCCCTGGCCTCGGTGCTGGTCAGCTTTGTGGCTGTGGGGCCCAGGGACATCCCCTTGACCCCTCGGCCTGGCCCCAACGGctcctccctgccaccccagTTCGGCCACTTCACTGGCTTCAACAGTAGCACCCTGAAGGCCAATTTGGGCG ctggCTACGCCAAGGACTACACCACAGGGGCTGTGATGACCTTTGCCAGCGTCTTTGccgtcctttttaatggctgcacggGCATCATGGCCGGGGCCAACATGTCAG ggGAGCTGAAGGACCCCAGCCGGGCAATCCCCCTGGGTACCATCACTGCTGTTGCCTATACTTTCTTCATCTACatcctgcttttcttcctctccagctTTACCTGTGACAG GACCCTGCTGCAGGAGGACTACGGGTTCTTCCGTGCCATCAGCCTGTGGCCCCCGCTGGTGCTGATCGGCATCTACGCCACATCGCTCTCAGCCTCCATGAGCTCCCTCATTGGTGCCTCCCGCATCCTCCACGCCCTGGCCCAGGACGACCTCTTTG GAGTGATCCTTTCACCGGCCAAGGTCGTATCCCGAGGGGGGAACCCCTGGGGGGCTGTGCTCTATTCTTGGGGCTTGGTGCAG CTGGTGCTCCTGGCCGGGAAGCTGAACACACTGGCCGCCGTGGTCACTGTCTTCTACTTGGTGGCCTATGCTGCCGTGGACCTGTCCTGCCTGAGCCTGGAGTGGGCCTCGGCCCCCAACTTCCG ccccaccttcagCCTCTTCTCCTGGCACACCTGCTTGCTGGGCGTGGCCTCCTGCCTGCTCATGATGTTTCTCATCAGCCCCGGGGCTGCCGGCGGCTCCCTGCTTCTCATGGGCCTGCTTTCTGCCCTGCTCACAGCGCGAGTAGGCCCCAGTAGCTGGGGCTACGTCAGCCAGGCCCTGCTTTTCCACCAG GTACGTAAATACCTGCTCCGGCTGGATGTCCGCAAAGACCACGTGAAGTTTTGGCGGCCCCAGCTGCTGCTTCTGGTGGGGAATCCGCGGGGCGCGCTGCCTCTGCTGCGGTTGGCGAACCAGCTCAAGAAAGGGGGCCTCTATGTGCTGGGCCACGTCACCCTGGGAGACCTCG ACTCCCTGCCCTCGGACCCGGTGCAGCCACTGTATGGGGCATGGCTGAGCCTGGTGGACCGGGCCCAAGTGAAGGCGTTCGTGGACCTCACCCTCTCGCCTTCCGTGCGCCAGGGGGCTCAGCATCTGCTGAGGATCTCAGGTCTTG GTGGCATGAAGCCCAACACACTGGTCCTGGGTTTCTACGACGATGCTGCGCCCCAGGACCACTTCCTGACAGATCCAGCTTTCTCTGAGCCTGCTGATGCCACCCAGGAGGGTGGGTCCCCAGCCCTGAGCACCCTGTTCCCTCCACCCCGGGCTCCTGGGAGCCCCCGGGCTCTCAGTCCCCAGGACTACGTGGCCACTGTGGCAGACGCCCTGAAGATGAATAAGAATGTGGTTCTTGCCCGGGCTTGTGGGGCCCTGCCCCCTGAGCGACTGAGCCGGGGTTCCGGGGGCACCTCTCAGCCACATCATGTGGACGTGTGGCCCCTCAACCTGCTGCGGCCCCGGGGTGGACCTGGCTACGTGGACGTCTGCGGCCTCTTCCTGCTGCAGATGGCCACCATCTTGGGCATGGTGCCTGCTTGGCACACTGCCCGCCTCCGGATCTTCTTGTGCCTGGGGCCTCGGGAGGCCCCAGGGGCAGCCGAGGGGCGGCTCCGGGCACTGCTGAGCCAGCTGAGGATCCGGGCAGAGGTGCAGGAGGTTGTGTGGGGTGAGGGGGCTGGGTCGGAGgagcctgaggaggaggaggaaggggacttTGTGAATGGCAGGCGGGGAGACGCAGAGGCAGAGGCCCTGGCACGCAGCGCCAACGCCCTGGTTCGGGCCCAGCAGGGGCGCGGCAGAGGAGGAGGGCCTGGTGGGCCTGAGGGTGGGGATGGTGAAGAAGGACCCACCACCGCCCTCACGTTCTTGTACATGCCTCGGCCGCCTGCTGATCCCTCTCGCTACCCTCGCTACCTGGCGCTGCTGGAAATTCTGAGCCGTGACCTGGGCCCCACGCTGCTCATTCATGGCATCACCCCTGTCACTTGCACTGATCTCTGA
- the TRIP6 gene encoding thyroid receptor-interacting protein 6: MSGPTWLPPKQPEPARAPQGRALPRGASGPPPAHGAALQSHPRVNFCPLPSEQCYQAPGGPEDPGLAWVGCHGAPQRSQGLPPDRGALRPGSLDAEIDSLTSMLAELDGGRGHAPRRPDRQAYEPPQLPAYRSGSGSLKPNGGSVPPTPLPAASYGGPTPASYATASTPAGPAFPVQVKVAQPVRGCGPPRRGAPQASGPLPGPHFPLPGRGEVWGAGYRSHREPGPGGKEEAAGVSGPPGGRGGGYGPQVPLSQPPEEELERLTKKLVQDMNHPPSGEYFGRCGGCGEDVVGDGAGVVALDRVFHVGCFVCSTCRAQLRGQHFYAVERRAYCESCYVATLEKCSTCSQPILDRILRAMGKAYHPGCFTCVVCHRGLDGIPFTVDATSQIHCIEDFHRKFAPRCSVCGGAIMPEPGQEETVRIVALDRSFHVGCYKCEECGLLLSSEGECQGCYPLDGHILCKACSAWRIQELSATVTTDC, translated from the exons ATGTCCGGGCCCACCTGGCTCCCCCCGAAGCAGCCGGAGCCCGCCAGAGCCCCTCAGGGGAGAGCGCTCCCCCGAGGCGCCTCCGGGCCGCCGCCAGCCCACGGAGCAG CACTCCAGTCCCACCCCAGGGTCAATTTTTGCCCCCTCCCATCTGAGCAGTGTTACCAGGCCCCTGGGGGACCGGAGGATCCGGGCCTGGCCTGGGTGGGGTGCCATGGAGCACCCCAACGCTCGCAG GGGCTCCCCCCGGACAGGGGGGCCTTGCGCCCAGGAAGTCTGGATGCTGAGATAGATTCCCTGACCAGCATGTTGGCTGAGTTGGACGGGGGTCGGGGTCACGCCCCACGGCGGCCTGACCGGCAG GCTTATGAGCCCCCTCAGCTCCCTGCCTACCGCTCAGGCTCTGGCTCCCTGAAGCCGAATGGAGGGAGTGTTCCTCCCACACCACTCCCAGCGGCCTCCTATGGCGGCCCCACGCCGGCCTCCTATGCTACGGCCAGCACCCCCGCCGGCCCTGCCTTCCCTGTGCAAGTGAAGGTGGCACAACCAGTGAGAGGCTGTGGCCCCCCCAGGCGGGGGGCCCCTCAGGCCTCGGGGCCCCTCCCGGGCCCCCACTTTCCTCTCCCAGGCCGAGGTGAAGTCTGGGGGGCTGGCTACAGGAGCCACCGTGAGCCAGGGCCAGGGGGTAAAGAGGAGGCTGCCGGAGTCTCCGGCCCTccgggaggaagaggaggcgggTACGGGCCCCAG GTCCCCCTGAGCCAGCCTCCCGAGGAGGAACTTGAGAGGCTGACCAAGAAGCTGGTGCAGGACATGAACCACCCGCCCAGTGGGGAGTACTTCG GCCGGTGTGGTGGCTGCGGAGAAGATGTGGTTGGGGATGGGGCCGGGGTTGTGGCCCTGGACCGTGTCTTTCACGTTGGCTGCTTTGTCTGTTCTACGTGCCGGGCCCAGCTCCGGGGCCAGCATTTCTATGCCGTGGAGAGGAGAGCGTATTGTGAGAGCTGCTATGTG GCTACCCTGGAGAAGTGCTCCACCTGTTCCCAGCCCATCCTGGACCGGATTCTGCGGGCCATGGGGAAGGCCTATCACCCTGGCTGCTTCACTTGTGTGGTGTGCCACCGCGGCCTCGATGGCATCCCCTTCACCGTGGATGCCACCAGCCAGATCCACTGCATTGAGGACTTCCACAG GAAGTTTGCCCCACGATGCTCAGTGTGTGGTGGGGCCATCATGCCTGAGCCCGGTCAGGAGGAGACTGTGCGAATTGTAGCTCTGGATCGCAGTTTTCACGTTGGCTGTTACAAGTGCGAG GAGTGCGGGCTGCTGCTCTCCTCTGAGGGTGAATGTCAGGGTTGCTACCCACTGGATGGGCACATCTTGTGCAAGGCCTGCAGTGCCTGGCGCATCCAAGAGCTCTCAGCCACCGTCACCACCGACTGCTGA